Proteins encoded within one genomic window of Saccharopolyspora pogona:
- a CDS encoding MFS transporter yields the protein MSTPTDSSDASRVSSPGALDTGAILVIDRARLRRAVRGTFVGNLMEWYDVGVFGYLIVTMGPVFLPQASSAAQVLFMLGTFASTYLFRPLGGMFFGWLGDRIGRQRVLFATLALVVAATFLIGTLPSYDAVGIWAALLLITLKVVQGFSAGGELTGAITFVSESAPDRKRGFYTAFLDAGSYLGFTLGAVFVTVLQVTFGQQAMEDGLWRIPFLVAAPLGVIAIYFRLRVGETPHFEQVKALRASGTTEPPRALAPFGLLRRYWRQMLQVLGLVAAANTVGYAFTSYMPTYLSGVPGFDAVSSNLVSVPLLIAMACSMPFVGMLSDRIGRKAVLWAASGWVVVLSMPAFLLLNTGKIGLVVLGLTMIGIPVALYMGALASTFPALFPTSHRYGGLGMSYNISVALFGGTAPLFIESLIRWSGDHLSAAYYLMAMSVVGILVVATLRESARQALPGSQPATDSIEEAHAMHLARSSAEPD from the coding sequence ATGTCCACTCCCACTGACTCGTCGGATGCGTCGAGAGTCAGCAGCCCTGGCGCACTCGATACCGGCGCGATCCTCGTCATCGACCGGGCACGCCTGCGCCGCGCTGTCCGCGGTACCTTCGTCGGCAACCTCATGGAATGGTACGACGTCGGCGTTTTCGGCTATCTCATCGTCACGATGGGGCCGGTGTTCCTTCCCCAGGCCAGTTCTGCGGCACAGGTCCTGTTCATGCTCGGCACCTTCGCGAGCACCTATCTGTTCAGGCCGCTGGGCGGGATGTTCTTCGGCTGGCTGGGTGATCGCATTGGACGCCAGCGCGTGCTCTTCGCGACCCTTGCGCTCGTCGTCGCCGCAACCTTCCTCATTGGTACGCTGCCGTCCTACGACGCGGTCGGCATCTGGGCAGCGCTCCTGCTCATCACCCTGAAGGTCGTGCAGGGCTTCTCCGCAGGCGGCGAGCTGACGGGGGCGATCACTTTCGTGAGCGAGAGCGCACCCGACCGCAAGCGCGGCTTTTACACGGCGTTCCTCGACGCGGGCAGCTACCTCGGCTTCACACTCGGAGCCGTGTTCGTGACCGTCCTACAAGTCACGTTCGGACAGCAGGCAATGGAGGACGGCCTCTGGCGGATCCCGTTCCTGGTCGCCGCACCCCTGGGTGTCATCGCCATCTACTTCCGCCTTCGCGTCGGGGAGACTCCCCACTTCGAGCAGGTCAAGGCACTCAGGGCGTCAGGAACCACGGAACCGCCGCGCGCACTCGCACCGTTCGGTCTCCTCCGGCGGTACTGGCGGCAGATGCTCCAGGTCCTCGGCCTCGTCGCCGCCGCGAACACCGTCGGCTACGCCTTCACCTCTTACATGCCCACATACCTGTCCGGTGTCCCGGGCTTCGATGCCGTCTCGAGCAACCTCGTGAGCGTGCCCCTGCTCATCGCCATGGCGTGCTCCATGCCTTTCGTCGGCATGCTCTCGGACCGGATCGGACGAAAGGCCGTGCTCTGGGCCGCGTCGGGATGGGTCGTCGTGCTGAGCATGCCGGCCTTCCTTCTGCTCAACACGGGCAAGATCGGCCTCGTCGTACTGGGACTTACGATGATCGGCATCCCCGTCGCTCTCTACATGGGAGCGCTCGCCTCGACCTTTCCAGCGCTTTTCCCGACCAGCCACCGCTACGGCGGACTCGGTATGTCGTACAACATCAGCGTCGCACTCTTCGGCGGCACTGCGCCCCTGTTTATCGAGTCGCTTATCCGGTGGAGCGGTGACCACCTTTCTGCGGCCTACTACCTCATGGCAATGTCTGTTGTCGGCATCCTCGTTGTCGCGACGCTGCGGGAGTCCGCGCGACAGGCCCTGCCAGGCTCGCAGCCGGCGACCGATTCCATCGAGGAGGCACACGCGATGCACTTGGCCCGCTCGAGCGCTGAGCCCGACTGA
- a CDS encoding arginase family protein yields MQAREQRRYELIGIPFDGAATLGWPGSRYAPARIREQLAWMTMRSEDGEVYSLETGELHPAPKIDDVGDVSVVPHDVSETLDRSAEQIASSVRAGAVPLVLGGDDSVLYAIVEGVHRATTGRLGIIHFDAHLDIMNHNQRQGSWSHSSGMRRGLELERVDREHAIQIGLRHFNYPSSRAAVCELGPAQITASEFDRIGVESVVERVLDRVRGADHIVLSFDIDAIDPAHAPGAGSHEPGGLTSRQAIDTVRALAPHIDAFAVTEVNPLTDHRDLTSNLAAYLTYYTAVFG; encoded by the coding sequence ATGCAAGCGCGAGAACAACGGCGGTACGAGCTCATCGGGATCCCGTTCGATGGTGCGGCAACTCTTGGATGGCCGGGATCGCGCTACGCGCCTGCGCGAATTCGTGAGCAGCTCGCGTGGATGACGATGCGATCGGAGGACGGCGAGGTCTACTCGCTTGAGACCGGAGAGCTTCACCCGGCACCAAAGATCGACGATGTCGGCGATGTTTCTGTTGTGCCGCATGATGTCTCGGAGACACTCGACCGTTCAGCAGAGCAGATCGCCAGCTCTGTCCGTGCAGGCGCGGTGCCGCTGGTTCTGGGAGGCGACGATAGCGTCCTCTACGCCATCGTCGAGGGAGTGCACAGGGCCACGACGGGACGGCTGGGCATCATCCACTTCGACGCCCATCTCGACATCATGAACCACAACCAGCGGCAGGGTTCGTGGAGCCACTCCAGCGGCATGCGGCGCGGGCTTGAGCTCGAGCGTGTCGATCGCGAGCACGCGATCCAGATTGGACTGCGGCACTTCAACTACCCCAGCTCACGTGCGGCCGTGTGCGAACTCGGTCCGGCACAGATCACCGCCAGTGAATTCGACCGAATCGGCGTCGAATCCGTGGTGGAACGCGTCCTCGATCGCGTTCGCGGAGCCGATCACATCGTGCTGAGCTTCGATATCGATGCGATCGATCCGGCGCACGCACCCGGGGCCGGTTCTCATGAGCCTGGCGGTCTAACCTCCAGGCAGGCAATCGACACGGTACGCGCGCTCGCACCCCACATCGATGCTTTCGCCGTGACCGAGGTCAATCCGCTCACCGATCACCGTGATCTCACGTCGAACCTCGCCGCCTACCTCACCTATTACACGGCCGTCTTCGGCTGA
- a CDS encoding PucR family transcriptional regulator has product MSVTVGDLLGAAELKLRCIAGAAGLSNVVRWVHVSEVADPTPWLAGGEFLLTTLFVRRPEANPERIFDALARVGVAGIGCGVNEQHPDVPDRWAELAEARGIPLLVVPLKTPYIAISEYVARARIDAAQRRLRSLMIAETALANLSLTEDTCEPLVHELARRLRCRAAVVDRRHATLAASGAGAEDFADEFAETFKRFQAGSEPASGAIRESDRDVVVNRGPGANAPTLLVVRETRFDDQERLLLASTASLLALQLSRSHVLRDPERRLRTASLRAILDADTSPETRSGLLAALGIGQSDNIRVVVAKVGAPTVPTDVETLERCVRDVGWSARAWSTNDTIGALVVRRPEADSPTPEESGVLSTALRGWAQSCGSSKAATRIGLSHSERSAQVLVLYDEAAGLATLAARGRQTVIAAGDLPLESVVPAALPPETVRYLRAATWDRLTDLALKQALEAYLDANGVVDIAARSLAVHRQTLRRRVHGVGELLGLDLDSASVRALLVIAREVDRH; this is encoded by the coding sequence TTGAGCGTCACCGTTGGCGATCTGCTCGGTGCGGCAGAGCTCAAACTTCGCTGCATCGCAGGCGCCGCGGGGCTGTCGAACGTCGTGCGCTGGGTCCACGTCTCCGAGGTCGCCGACCCCACTCCGTGGCTGGCAGGCGGTGAATTCCTCCTCACGACGTTGTTCGTTCGCCGGCCTGAGGCAAACCCTGAACGGATCTTCGATGCGTTGGCCAGGGTCGGCGTGGCCGGTATCGGATGCGGCGTCAATGAGCAGCACCCTGATGTCCCCGATCGATGGGCAGAGCTGGCTGAAGCCCGAGGTATCCCACTGCTGGTCGTGCCTCTGAAAACGCCCTACATTGCCATCTCGGAGTATGTCGCACGCGCCCGGATCGACGCTGCGCAGCGGCGTCTGCGCTCGCTGATGATCGCCGAGACGGCACTCGCTAACCTCAGCCTCACTGAGGACACTTGCGAACCACTCGTCCACGAGCTCGCCCGGCGGCTGCGCTGCCGCGCGGCGGTCGTCGATCGCAGACATGCCACCCTTGCCGCCTCGGGGGCTGGGGCGGAGGATTTTGCCGACGAGTTCGCCGAAACTTTCAAGCGATTCCAAGCCGGCTCGGAGCCCGCCTCGGGCGCCATCCGCGAGTCGGACCGGGACGTCGTTGTCAATCGCGGGCCGGGCGCCAACGCCCCGACGCTGCTTGTTGTGCGGGAAACCCGGTTCGATGACCAGGAACGGCTTCTCCTGGCAAGCACTGCCTCGCTTCTGGCCCTGCAGCTGTCGAGAAGTCACGTACTCCGTGATCCCGAACGGCGCCTGCGTACTGCCTCGCTGCGGGCGATCCTCGATGCAGACACGTCTCCTGAGACGCGCTCGGGTCTGCTTGCCGCGCTCGGCATTGGCCAGTCAGACAACATTCGGGTCGTTGTGGCCAAGGTCGGGGCACCGACCGTCCCGACTGATGTCGAGACGCTTGAGCGCTGTGTTCGCGACGTCGGGTGGTCGGCCAGGGCCTGGTCGACGAATGACACGATCGGCGCGCTCGTAGTACGACGTCCCGAAGCCGACTCGCCGACGCCAGAAGAATCAGGGGTGCTCTCGACTGCGCTCCGTGGCTGGGCGCAGTCGTGCGGATCCTCGAAGGCAGCCACGCGCATCGGCCTATCCCACAGTGAGCGTTCAGCTCAGGTCCTGGTCCTGTACGACGAGGCAGCCGGTTTGGCCACACTCGCCGCGCGAGGGCGCCAAACAGTCATCGCCGCCGGTGACCTCCCGCTCGAAAGTGTTGTTCCTGCGGCGCTCCCACCCGAGACAGTTCGGTACCTCCGCGCCGCGACATGGGATCGATTGACCGACCTAGCCCTGAAGCAAGCCCTCGAGGCCTACCTCGACGCGAACGGCGTCGTGGACATCGCCGCCCGCTCGCTCGCCGTGCACCGCCAGACCCTTCGACGACGGGTGCACGGCGTGGGCGAACTGCTCGGGCTCGACCTCGATTCAGCGAGCGTGCGCGCACTCCTGGTGATCGCAAGGGAGGTTGACCGGCATTGA
- a CDS encoding DUF6262 family protein has protein sequence MRPDNTAPIIAAAQRRRELTRAKALQAPRELDRTGAPITFQSVAAAAEVSRSWLYAQPDIRAEIQRLLEATRRAPAAPIPASQRTSEESALARLDIALKRNRELAEENQRLRRQLARALGEHRRSPHSRDPGDSPPPPAKPHRTSVTIGPC, from the coding sequence ATGCGTCCTGACAACACCGCCCCGATCATCGCCGCGGCCCAGCGACGCCGCGAATTGACCCGAGCGAAGGCCCTCCAGGCACCGCGCGAACTCGACCGCACCGGCGCGCCGATCACTTTCCAGTCAGTGGCCGCAGCAGCTGAGGTGTCCCGGTCCTGGCTCTATGCCCAACCCGACATCCGGGCCGAAATCCAACGCCTACTGGAGGCAACCCGGCGCGCTCCCGCAGCGCCGATTCCTGCAAGTCAGCGCACCTCGGAGGAATCTGCCCTGGCACGACTGGACATCGCCCTCAAACGAAACCGCGAACTCGCCGAAGAAAACCAACGGCTTCGCCGACAACTCGCCCGTGCACTCGGTGAGCACCGCCGATCACCCCATTCGCGAGACCCCGGCGATTCACCCCCACCTCCAGCCAAACCGCATCGCACTTCAGTAACGATCGGACCCTGCTGA
- a CDS encoding tyrosine-type recombinase/integrase has protein sequence MNREIAKAQRQATASPGLLEKLMAAVRPEFRSDLVVFDPRDPVFGGPACAVPGCVRTARSQGLCPGHHQRWWRREGKPDLARFIATTDQQVAGPLSDSPTSSVVPACECKVSLAALAPQLKLEVQYVLQCRRDERLVRTQVTTVARMVRLLAGLPVASLLDWDEETLRTAFGRPAPKDAGPRTLVIYGVRKLEDLAEDHGWDTEYRRDVWRLRRLGRPTGGGSPARLRFNAIAQPWLKELAKRWVRWRLSTGLGSTAAARCVTAITRFAQFLATHEIGIDSLASVDRPVLERYLADLHVEFTGRPAHRTHVGLLNQFFNAIRQHSWDSSLPTTATFYPEDYPKHGEQLPRAVAEYVMVQVEHPSNLDQWDHPAYRLVTLILIRCGLRVSDALKLPFDCVVLDAEGAPYLRYHNHKMNREALVPIDEQLQQSISEQQQHVLGRWTDGVPVLFPRPLTNPDGSKPVNSATYRQALHRWLQRCDIRDEHGRPVHLTPHQWRHSLGTRLINRDVPQEVVRRILDHDSHLMTGHYARLSDTTIRRHWEAARKVNANGETVTLDPDGPLAEASWAKQRISRATQALPNGYCSLPLIKTCPHANSCLTCPMFITTTEFLPQHRHHQQQVLQIITAAEARGQTRMVEMNRQVADNLAKIITTLENGEANTSRETSADAS, from the coding sequence ATGAATCGCGAAATTGCCAAGGCGCAGCGGCAAGCCACGGCCTCTCCCGGGCTGCTGGAGAAGTTGATGGCCGCGGTGCGCCCGGAGTTCCGCAGCGACCTTGTCGTTTTCGATCCTCGCGATCCGGTGTTCGGTGGTCCGGCATGCGCAGTGCCCGGATGCGTCCGGACAGCGCGCAGCCAGGGATTGTGTCCCGGGCATCATCAGCGGTGGTGGCGCAGGGAGGGCAAGCCCGATCTCGCGCGGTTCATCGCCACCACAGACCAGCAGGTCGCCGGCCCGTTGAGCGACAGTCCCACCAGCAGTGTGGTGCCCGCCTGCGAATGCAAGGTCAGCCTTGCCGCGCTGGCCCCGCAGCTGAAGCTGGAGGTGCAGTATGTGCTGCAATGCCGCCGCGACGAGCGGCTGGTCCGGACCCAGGTCACCACGGTCGCTCGCATGGTGCGGCTGTTGGCGGGCCTGCCGGTCGCCTCGCTGCTGGACTGGGACGAGGAGACCTTACGGACCGCGTTTGGTCGCCCGGCGCCGAAGGACGCGGGACCGCGGACCCTGGTTATCTACGGGGTGCGCAAGCTGGAGGATCTAGCCGAGGACCACGGATGGGACACCGAGTATCGGCGGGATGTGTGGCGGTTGCGGCGCCTCGGGCGGCCCACCGGAGGCGGGTCTCCCGCTCGCCTGCGATTCAATGCCATTGCCCAGCCGTGGTTGAAGGAGTTAGCCAAGCGGTGGGTGCGGTGGCGGTTGAGTACAGGACTGGGCAGCACCGCCGCGGCCCGGTGTGTCACCGCGATCACGCGGTTCGCACAATTCCTTGCCACCCACGAGATCGGCATTGACAGCCTGGCCAGCGTGGATCGACCGGTCCTGGAGCGGTACCTGGCCGACCTGCACGTCGAGTTCACCGGCCGACCGGCGCATCGCACCCACGTCGGGCTGCTCAACCAGTTCTTCAACGCGATCCGCCAGCACAGCTGGGACTCCTCGCTGCCGACGACCGCGACATTTTATCCCGAGGACTACCCGAAACACGGCGAACAACTGCCTCGCGCGGTAGCCGAGTACGTGATGGTCCAGGTAGAACATCCGTCCAATTTGGACCAGTGGGACCACCCGGCCTACCGGCTGGTCACGCTCATCCTGATCCGCTGTGGCTTGCGCGTCTCCGACGCGCTCAAGCTGCCGTTTGACTGTGTCGTCCTAGATGCCGAGGGCGCACCCTATCTGCGCTACCACAATCACAAGATGAACCGGGAGGCACTGGTCCCGATCGATGAACAACTCCAGCAGTCGATCAGCGAGCAGCAGCAACACGTCCTGGGCCGCTGGACCGACGGTGTCCCGGTGCTCTTCCCCCGCCCCCTGACCAATCCGGACGGCTCCAAGCCTGTCAACAGCGCCACCTACCGGCAGGCCCTGCACCGATGGCTGCAACGCTGCGACATCCGCGACGAACACGGCCGCCCGGTGCATCTCACTCCCCACCAGTGGCGGCACTCGCTGGGCACCAGATTGATCAACCGGGACGTGCCGCAGGAAGTGGTCCGCCGCATCCTCGATCACGACTCGCACCTCATGACAGGCCACTACGCCCGGCTGTCGGACACGACGATCCGCCGGCATTGGGAAGCCGCACGCAAGGTCAACGCCAACGGCGAGACGGTGACCCTGGACCCCGACGGGCCGCTGGCCGAGGCGTCCTGGGCCAAGCAGCGGATCTCCCGCGCCACCCAGGCTTTGCCCAACGGCTACTGCAGTCTGCCGCTGATCAAGACCTGCCCGCATGCCAACTCGTGCCTAACCTGTCCGATGTTCATCACTACCACCGAGTTCCTCCCCCAGCACCGGCACCACCAGCAGCAGGTGTTGCAGATCATCACCGCGGCCGAGGCGCGGGGCCAGACCCGCATGGTGGAGATGAATCGCCAGGTCGCCGACAACCTCGCAAAGATCATCACAACCCTCGAGAACGGCGAAGCCAACACCAGCAGGGAGACGTCAGCCGATGCGTCCTGA
- a CDS encoding tyrosine-type recombinase/integrase produces the protein MRLEDIGEYVAWLRLPPTGRDGQVAVLPSLQPHVAGSTINRKLSALAAFYAYQARHGVDVGELLTTWQVPGRRGGWKPFLHHISKDKPQPSRMITVKAPKKLPRILTVTEMQSIVDACDRLRDRFLWSLLWDSGCRIGEALGLRHADIAAAEREIVIVPRVNDNGARSKSREQRAVPVSTELIRLWGDYLHGEYGDVDSDYVFVNLFAEPRGQALSYPAVYELVKRLRRRTGIDFDPHWCRHSAATRMLRDGVPIEVVSKVLGHSSVTTTMSVYGHLTAEDARRALENAGWFTGREVSW, from the coding sequence GTGCGCCTGGAGGACATTGGTGAGTACGTCGCCTGGCTGCGGCTGCCGCCGACCGGCCGTGATGGCCAGGTGGCCGTGCTGCCCTCGCTCCAGCCGCATGTGGCTGGGTCCACGATCAACCGGAAGCTTTCGGCGCTGGCGGCGTTTTATGCGTATCAGGCGCGGCATGGCGTGGATGTCGGTGAGCTGTTGACCACGTGGCAGGTGCCCGGTCGGCGGGGCGGGTGGAAGCCGTTTTTGCACCACATCAGCAAGGACAAACCCCAACCGAGCCGGATGATCACGGTGAAAGCACCGAAGAAGCTGCCCCGGATCCTGACAGTCACTGAGATGCAGTCCATTGTGGATGCTTGTGACCGGCTGCGAGATCGCTTCCTTTGGTCCTTGTTGTGGGATTCCGGCTGCCGGATCGGGGAGGCGTTGGGCCTGCGGCATGCCGATATCGCCGCCGCGGAACGGGAGATCGTGATCGTGCCCCGGGTCAACGACAACGGCGCCCGATCCAAATCACGCGAGCAACGCGCCGTCCCGGTCTCCACGGAGCTGATCCGGCTGTGGGGTGACTATCTGCACGGCGAATACGGCGATGTGGACTCGGACTACGTGTTCGTGAACCTTTTCGCCGAACCACGGGGGCAGGCGTTGTCCTACCCGGCGGTCTACGAGCTGGTGAAACGGCTGCGGCGACGCACCGGGATCGACTTCGATCCGCACTGGTGCCGGCATTCGGCGGCGACCAGGATGCTGCGGGACGGCGTGCCCATCGAGGTCGTGTCCAAGGTCTTGGGCCATTCCTCGGTGACCACCACGATGTCCGTTTACGGGCATTTGACCGCCGAGGACGCGCGGCGGGCGTTGGAGAACGCAGGTTGGTTCACCGGGCGTGAGGTGAGCTGGTGA
- a CDS encoding MaoC family dehydratase: MPKHELTIEELAATVPRDLGTTDWCAIGQYRVDLFAEATEDRQWIHVDAAAAAAGPFGTTIAHGYLTLSLVPHLLSELIVITDQTRGTNYGLDRIRFTNAVPAGARIRLTAEVAEAQLYEGGSSIRYKVRVRVEVEDFEKPAMVGEVVYLASND, encoded by the coding sequence GTGCCGAAGCACGAGTTGACCATTGAGGAACTCGCGGCCACTGTGCCGCGCGACCTCGGGACCACTGATTGGTGCGCAATTGGACAGTACCGTGTAGACCTCTTCGCCGAAGCGACGGAAGACCGGCAATGGATCCACGTCGACGCGGCTGCGGCCGCTGCCGGGCCCTTCGGCACGACGATCGCGCACGGGTACCTGACGCTGTCACTCGTGCCGCATCTCCTGAGCGAGCTGATCGTGATCACCGACCAGACGCGTGGAACCAACTACGGGCTGGATCGGATCCGCTTCACCAACGCCGTTCCCGCTGGAGCTCGGATAAGGCTGACCGCTGAGGTCGCCGAAGCCCAGCTCTACGAGGGTGGGTCGTCGATCCGGTACAAGGTTCGCGTCCGCGTAGAAGTCGAGGACTTCGAGAAGCCCGCCATGGTGGGCGAGGTCGTCTACCTGGCCAGCAACGACTGA
- a CDS encoding MDR/zinc-dependent alcohol dehydrogenase-like family protein encodes MLSENGVVTLSFEENSYAPVGADEVVVRVEATPLNPSDLRLLFGPANIAELQVAGSGPDRVVSAPVSPQAVKRSAARLGRSMQAGNEGAGTVVAAGSSAEAQALLGRSVSMIGGAMYAQYRVLDRRNCHALPDGLDPAHGASWFINPMTALAFLETMHEGGHRALVHTAAASNLGQMLNRLCIEEGIDIVNVVRNESQRAILSAIGARYVVDSSAETFRADLTDAIASTGATVAFDATGGGTMAGTILSCMESALTAGETEYNLYGSYHPKQVYTYGSLDTSPTQIIRDFGFAWSLSGWLLWPTLVRLGAVKEQELRERVVRSLTTTFASSYTNEISLIDVLDPTYIREYAAVKTGEKYLVRPQA; translated from the coding sequence TTGCTTTCGGAGAACGGCGTCGTCACCTTGTCGTTCGAGGAGAACTCCTACGCACCCGTGGGGGCGGACGAAGTCGTCGTTCGAGTGGAGGCCACCCCGCTCAACCCGTCTGACCTGCGGCTACTTTTCGGACCGGCGAACATCGCGGAGTTGCAGGTCGCAGGCTCCGGACCGGACAGAGTGGTGTCTGCGCCGGTCAGCCCGCAAGCGGTGAAGCGCAGTGCGGCACGACTCGGCCGGTCGATGCAGGCCGGCAACGAGGGCGCGGGTACGGTCGTGGCTGCTGGCTCGTCTGCCGAGGCTCAAGCCCTCCTGGGGCGCTCGGTCTCGATGATCGGCGGAGCGATGTACGCGCAGTACCGGGTCTTGGACCGGAGGAACTGCCATGCGCTGCCGGACGGCCTTGACCCGGCCCACGGCGCCTCCTGGTTCATCAACCCGATGACCGCCCTCGCGTTCTTGGAGACCATGCACGAGGGTGGACATCGTGCCTTGGTTCACACGGCTGCGGCCTCGAACCTCGGCCAGATGCTCAACCGCCTCTGCATTGAGGAAGGGATCGACATCGTCAATGTCGTTCGCAACGAGAGCCAGCGAGCGATCTTGTCGGCGATCGGTGCCCGTTACGTCGTTGACTCCAGTGCTGAAACCTTCCGAGCTGATCTCACCGACGCGATCGCCTCGACGGGAGCCACAGTTGCCTTCGACGCGACCGGTGGCGGAACCATGGCCGGGACGATCCTGAGTTGCATGGAATCTGCTCTCACGGCTGGGGAGACGGAGTACAACCTCTACGGCTCCTACCACCCGAAGCAGGTCTACACCTACGGGAGTCTCGACACGAGTCCGACCCAAATCATTCGGGATTTCGGGTTCGCCTGGTCGCTGAGCGGGTGGCTCCTCTGGCCGACACTTGTGCGTTTGGGCGCGGTCAAGGAGCAAGAGCTCAGGGAGCGCGTGGTTCGGTCGCTCACGACGACGTTTGCGAGCTCCTACACGAATGAGATCTCGCTGATCGATGTGCTGGACCCGACATACATCCGGGAGTACGCCGCGGTGAAGACCGGGGAGAAGTACCTAGTTCGTCCCCAAGCTTGA
- a CDS encoding ester cyclase → MSEHRPSNSLDGFHRDEVANHMDSQVRRFFGALNAGDEEHLDDIVARNFLSYDYRGTRTRTGFKRYQRRLRAAFAELRYEMHENVGVLVDGDLVAARTLLTGIHTGPYVGYAASGAAVSTSASHIFRLRHGLIAEHWPVVDTYRILVQIGAIEGAAGKWQEMLGAPSSGTGLFDERPGTPFGEHGGQGSPEVSRELQVRLWDGVFATGTKLDSDYIAQDLLSNSGWIPDGREPFVDALSSARARKPDGRATPTHIVAEGNLFYVRSVWDGTMLATGNDHDASSVDIFRVENARLQEHWETVDQLRLYQDYGVLDGDVRDE, encoded by the coding sequence ATGAGTGAACATCGTCCGTCGAACAGTCTCGACGGTTTTCATCGCGATGAGGTCGCGAATCACATGGACTCGCAGGTCCGCCGCTTCTTCGGTGCGCTGAACGCTGGGGACGAGGAGCATCTCGACGACATCGTTGCGCGGAACTTCCTGAGTTACGACTACCGCGGCACAAGGACCCGCACGGGATTCAAGCGCTACCAGCGCCGTCTTCGAGCGGCCTTCGCGGAACTCCGATACGAGATGCACGAGAACGTGGGCGTCCTGGTCGACGGCGATCTCGTCGCCGCGCGCACACTCCTGACCGGAATTCACACAGGACCATACGTGGGCTACGCCGCCTCAGGCGCGGCTGTGAGCACCTCGGCATCGCACATCTTCCGCCTGCGTCACGGGCTAATCGCCGAACACTGGCCGGTCGTCGATACCTATCGGATTCTGGTCCAGATCGGCGCGATCGAGGGCGCCGCGGGGAAGTGGCAGGAGATGTTGGGTGCGCCCTCTTCGGGCACGGGCCTCTTCGATGAGCGCCCTGGCACGCCTTTCGGTGAACACGGAGGACAAGGTTCCCCAGAGGTGTCCCGCGAACTCCAGGTCCGGCTGTGGGACGGCGTCTTCGCGACGGGCACCAAGCTGGATTCGGACTACATTGCCCAGGACTTGCTATCGAACTCAGGGTGGATTCCAGACGGGCGCGAGCCGTTCGTCGATGCACTGTCCTCGGCACGAGCGCGAAAGCCCGATGGACGAGCGACTCCGACCCACATCGTCGCCGAGGGAAATCTGTTCTACGTCCGCTCGGTATGGGACGGAACCATGCTGGCGACTGGGAACGATCACGACGCCTCGTCGGTAGACATCTTCCGGGTCGAGAACGCTCGGCTCCAGGAGCACTGGGAGACGGTCGATCAGCTTCGGCTCTACCAGGACTACGGCGTTCTCGATGGAGACGTCCGCGATGAGTGA
- a CDS encoding QsdR family transcriptional regulator codes for MVTLEQNSEGHAKRLGTSLTRDAVLAAATREYLAGRPLDMSALASEVGIGRSTLYRLVGAREDLLSVVLGEAADRTFAYARKHTTAPGGAERIVEVMDRFMRAVAAARPLQELSRREPLVIVRILLVPGPVEDISGRNVADMLAEESEAGRLELSLPPDILGLAIIRICDAHLYAPLLGRTDPEIETGLDLVAALLGHTRVPRP; via the coding sequence GTGGTCACCCTGGAGCAGAATTCCGAAGGTCATGCGAAGCGGCTCGGTACGTCGCTCACCCGCGACGCGGTGCTCGCCGCCGCTACGCGTGAGTACCTGGCCGGCCGTCCGTTGGACATGTCCGCCTTGGCATCCGAGGTCGGCATCGGCCGTTCGACCCTCTATAGGCTTGTCGGCGCTCGCGAGGACCTACTCAGCGTCGTTCTGGGGGAGGCTGCAGACCGAACGTTCGCTTACGCGCGAAAGCACACGACCGCACCGGGCGGCGCTGAGCGAATCGTTGAAGTGATGGATCGATTCATGCGAGCCGTCGCCGCTGCGCGCCCCCTTCAGGAGCTTTCGCGCCGCGAGCCCTTGGTTATCGTCAGGATCCTGCTCGTCCCCGGGCCGGTTGAAGACATCTCCGGGCGAAACGTCGCGGACATGCTCGCCGAAGAATCGGAGGCCGGTCGGCTAGAGCTGTCGCTACCTCCCGACATCCTCGGCCTCGCCATCATCCGAATTTGCGACGCACATCTGTACGCGCCGCTTCTCGGGCGGACCGACCCAGAGATCGAGACCGGACTCGACCTCGTCGCCGCGCTGCTCGGACACACAAGGGTTCCGCGGCCTTAG